One Pongo pygmaeus isolate AG05252 chromosome 10, NHGRI_mPonPyg2-v2.0_pri, whole genome shotgun sequence genomic window carries:
- the LOC129009984 gene encoding voltage-dependent L-type calcium channel subunit alpha-1C-like, whose product MHQMSQRLSYQDDENRQLTLPEEDKRDIRQSPKRGFLRSASLGRRASFHLECPKRQKDQGGDISRIQSCPCIWFILSSWKDVFSSPTHSDQCGGAADISRIYLGR is encoded by the exons ATGCATCAAATGTCACAAAG GCTCTCCTACCAGGATGACGAAAATCGGCAACTGACGCTCCCAGAGGAGGACAAGAGGGACATCCGGCAATCTCCGAAGAGGGGTTTCCTCCGCTCTGCCTCACTAG GTCGAAGGGCCTCCTTCCACCTGGAATGTCCGAAGCGACAGAAGGACCAAGGGGGAGACATCTCCAGAATACAGTCCTGCCCTTGCATCTGGTTCATCCTCAG TTCATGGAAGGACGTGTTCAGCTCACCCACCCACAGTGACCAGTGTGGTGGAGCCGCTGACATCTCAAGGATCTATTTGGGAAGATGA